The DNA sequence CTGGTACAATGAATCATACTGCCCCGGGACAGAGTGTGCTTTTCCTCCGCCATCCCTCATCTCCTCAGACTCCTACTTATTCTTCAAACTGGTGCCATCTTTCCCTAATTCTTACCTTGATGCACCTGCCCAGTCTTAGCACCCTTCCTCTGGGCTCCTAAAGCATCCACATTATGCTACTGTTGTTGCACAAGTGACACTTTCTTGACTTTATCCTCTGTGAATGTTTCAGTCCTTTTTGCCAGATTTTTAAGGTCTTTGAGAGCAGAAAACTTGGCACATGAGATGTTCCAAGAGATATGTTCAAGAGACATAGATTGCAGCAaccattctttctcctttgttcacTTTTTTGGAGTATGTAGGATGGAGGATTTCTAACATACTTCATCAAGTAAATGCAGTGATACCCAGTACCTATGATACTGATAAatgttttggcttttttatttcctttattttcctgtcAGATAGGCAGGAAATTAGTTATTTCTTTGAGCAGACCTATATGAGGGTCCCTGTTTTCATGGACCCTAGCATCATTCCATTTTCCACCTccctatttcagattctgcccTTTTCTGTCAAATATCTGCACTCTTCCTAATGACAAAAAGAATCTTTCCCTCAATACATTCTTGTAGAAAAGCCAAAAGACTTCTTGCTTATTAAGTATTTTCCTGTTtgtaaaataattcagtaaactGTATTTATCAGGTATTAACCCTCTCCTAGAATTGTGAGatttctataacttttttttttaattcaagttctGTGACTAGAATCAATGTCCTCAAGCTCATGCTGCTCATTTTGAATGTAACCTGTTTCATGTTGTTTCTGGCATAAATTTGAGATTGTATTTGCCCTGAAGACAAAAGACTATGGCAAGGAtagcatttttgtatctattACAATGCTGGCATAAATGCATAATATCCTAACCCTGGGTTAGGATAATTTTTAAGCAGTGATATAAAGTTCTTCTACCATAGACAGGTTTAGCTCCATTTTATAATGATAGTCTTTGGTTGTAAGATTCGCTTAGAGCAGGATACTTGATCATTCCACCATAGGTAGACTAAAATTAAGAGAACATTATTGTCAGCCAAGTGGGGAAATGATAGTAGTTTAGCTGGGGTGATGAAAGTTGTGAGAAGTGGAAAGATTTTAGAAATTGAACTATGATGGATTAgctataggtgtgtgtgtgtgtggtgtgttggGAGGAAAATTCATGTCTTGAATAACTGATGGATGGCAGTTCATTACCAAAGAGACTTCTAGGACAGAAAACTCAAGTGTCTAGACAATGTGCAGGATGCAAATGccagtttttgcttttgtgttcctCTTTTGTAGCTGTCACGGAGATCCTACCCTTGGTTAGCGTTTTCCTACTTTTGGACATACTTACATGTCTTAGTTACAGATTCCAACTTTTCATTCCCGTTTACTCTTAGTTCATCATGATTGAATTTGGGGTTTCTTGaacatcttcaaatatttaaggacAATTATTTGGGATATGCCGTATCTTCAAATGGGTGATCTTTCCTATTCTGctttcttagaaagaaagaaaactggtgGGAAAAAGCGGAGTTGTGGATGCCATCGTGAATTATATATGATTGAATCACACAGAAGGTAACTTTCAGGAAAGATCAAATGTAAAAttgtaatttataaatgaaaagttGAAAAGTTGTTAAAGAACAGGCATTTTGGAGCCCTCCTCTCCCTGTTGGTTTAAAACCTAAGTTCCTCAGGTAAAATCTGAAACTGCTCCAATCCCCACACATAGTAAAGGCACGGAGAAAGACTGTAAGAGGCAGACCGTTCTATATTGATTAGGGACAAGTTTGATAAGCAACGGATCTTAATAGGAGGCTTGACTCGGGTAGCCACAGGACAGCGATCTCTGCACGCACTTGCCAGCATCTTGAGTTTTATACAGAGGCCATTCGGGATTTCCGGCACAAAACTGTCCCGACGGTTTCAGTAACACAGTACTCTCCCAAGTCAATGTCTTTAAAAGTGGCTCCCGGCACTGAAACAGTGGGCACAAAGCACATTTCGAAGGCAGGGGAAGAGGTAAGGAGCTTCTCCGCCTGGGTCAGCCCACAGTCACATCCTCTTCTGATCTTCTCCAAAACTCCCTACACTTAACTTTGCTAGGTGGTCCTAATTCTGTTTAAATGAAAGATACGCTGCACCTACAGAACCTGAAGAAGAGTTTCGGAAGGCTACGAACATGCAAGCGCCTTCCTCCTGTGGAACGCGAGACAAGGCAGGCCGCAAGTCTCGCGGTGCAGTCCCGGCAGACGACTTCCAAAGGGCTCGGCGTCCGTAGGAAGGGCGTGTGAGGACTGCACGACCCCGCCTCCGGAAGGCGCTCCACTGGGCTTCCGGGGTTGCCCGCTCCGAGCACTTCCGCTCGTTTCTCGTCGGCGTGCCGCTAGCAAGGCACGCTCGTTTACGGTTCCCTTCCTCCGAGTCTGCGGGCCCGACTGCCGCATGGCTGGTGCCGAGTTACGGGCGGCGCTGGAGGAGCGGCTCAGCGCACTGGCCATCCGCACAGAGGTCGTGGAGCACCCGGAGGTGAGGGGCTCCTGCCGGAAGGGGGGTTCCGCTGCAGGGTTTCTCAGCGAGGCCGTGAAGACCAGATGGACCAGTGGGAATGTGCCGAAGAGGCATCCTTTCTAGGACGTTTCCCGGGTTCCAGAGCACAAAAGGGACGCGACAGAACACCAAAGGCCTCTTGGGACTATAATGTTATTGCGGGAGAACTTAACGTTTTCTCTTGGAGCGACTTGATCACATTCTGAAAACGAGTGCATTTTACTGGTGTGGAAAGTTGGATCAGTGTACCCACTTTATGTGTAGATAAGCTACCAGGCAGTAAACCGTCTCTGTAGTGCCTACCATGTACCAGGCATCATGCATATAGCAGGACACCAAGCTTTGAGAGTTTGGTATTAACATAATTTAGTGTATTGATGTGAAGATTTGCAAACATTTCACGGAACCAGCGGAACCTGAGTGATGCAGGGACATAGTTTTTACCCAAGGCTGAATGACAGCTAATGATAACTAAATATGGCGACCCTTAAAGGGAGGACAAATACAGTGCTTCAGCCTTACACGTTTAACATCAAAACTTTTGTCAATTTTCTCTGATCTTCCCTCCTATATAGTAAGTACACTTAACTCTTCCCCCTTCTTAACCAGTGCATATTGCCAGCTTTTCTGATGGTATTAGTCCAGAATCTCattcccttccctgttctctcacCTTCATGGTGATTATATATTTGTAAAGTGGAGGTTGTCACATGGTTTGGATGTAATGGAATGGCTAAGTAAGGGCTGCTATAAACTTTCAGTACCCAGAAAACCAATCAACTTTAGGAATGTGAGGGCTTGGCCAGTACACTGAATAGAGAAGTGGCCGAACAGGTCCTCAGATGAGGGACTGAAGTAGCAAGGTGTATTATTTGGTAACGGGCTGGAAATGGGTCTCTACCAGTGATAATCCATGGCATTGAGTACTTCCTAGCTGTTTTCACCCAGCAAGCAGAGTACATGTAGCTGTGTATGTGTGCAGTGTgtacatgcattattttataactttCGGGTGATATTTTACAGGTGtttacagttgaagaaatgaTGCCTCACATCCAGCATCTGAGAGGAGCACATAGTAAGAACTTATTCcttaaagacaagaagaaaaaaggctATTGGCTGGTGACAGTCCTTCATGATCGACAAGTTAATTTAAATGATCTTGCTAAGCAGTTAGGTGTTGGGAGTGGAAATCTTCGGTTTGCTGATGAAACAGCCATGCTAGAAAAACTGAAAGTTGGCCAAGGATGTGCCACACCTTTGGCACTCTTCTGTGATGATGGAGATGTGAAATTTGTTCTGGATTCTGCTTTTTTGGAAGGTGGACATGAAAAGGTGTACTTTCATCCAATGACCAATGCTGCaaccatgggattgagccctgaagACTTTCTCACATTTGTGAAGAAGACAGGACATGATCCCATAATACTAAATTTTGATAAAAACTAACTGAACTGATATATagaatatgttatttatttctgcaagctgtttttcttatctgtaatttagagaaagcattaaaaattataagaatatttagCACCTTGGTTTTGGTGACTAATTTTAGGaggaacatttcatttaaaaggaGCTGctttttgaaattatgtttttaagtaatctacacccaatttggagcttaaactcacaatcttgagatccagagtcacatgctctatggactgagccagccaggagccctatAAAAGGAGCTGCTTTTGAAAAGATGTATTGAGGggttcctgaatggctcagtgtatgattcttgatttcagcacaggtcatgatctcatggttcatgggtttgagccccgcactggtttccatgctgacagcattagcctgcttgggattctttccctcctctctctttgcccctacctcccccatcccccaaataaataaaaacttaaaaaagaggtATTGAGGTTATTTTAGTCAGTTCATAGATTCCACCTCCCATTTCCCATGACAACTACTCATTAGAGGAATGGATTCCACAATTAAGAGTAGATTAACAACAAAAATTAAGGTTAGTTTAACTGAGATCAACTATCTCACATCATTAGGGTTTTTACTGTACTTGAAAAGAGCAACCtgcaaaaacatataaaattataccTATGTtgtacacagagaaaaaaaagaataaaagaatatattaaattattgatAGTGGTTATCTTTGAGGAATGAGGATTAAGGAAAGATTTGTTTAGTCTTTGAGAGATCAGAAATGTGAACATAGTTGGAACAAATTTTGTCTGTCCTGTATTTTACTCATTTCTCCTTTGAATTGTGGAGAAACAAACTTTTTCACTTAAAACCTTCACTAGGTGAAGGTCTCAGGTAGACTAGACTACACAAGTAGTCTAGAGATCTCGTCatgaaaattttcacattttcctcCAGTACAGTCCAATGGGATAGTTGTGAGGCAACCATATTTTCCTGTTTGGTCACTCAAAAGTAATTTCCATCTGGTATTAACAGTGTCCTTTGTAGGAATTTGTTACTAAAAGGCAAAATGAGAGTAAAAACTTGTCATTCCTTGATATATATGACTAGAACTACAAGTCTACTTGTGGCAGAGTTTCTATAAAGAATGAATTTAAGAgatatggaagaagaaatatttaccaCAAATTATAACTTCTTCTAAAGTGCCATGTTACTTCTTACCAGTTGTTTACTACATCTCTAAGAGGAAATTTTAGGTTGATTTGCACATGAAATAAAGGTTTAATGAATAACACAGTCAAGGACACTGAGGAAAGTAGACTGTGTCCTCATCTTACAGTGAAAATAGGCGCAGAAAGACTAACTGCCTAAGAAATCAGAGCTGGTTGCCTTCTCTAACATTCTGCCTCCCAAAGTCTTatataagtgaaaatgaaagagaCTGCGTCCTGCAATATATTACTGTATTTACACCTATGTGGGGACTGACAGAACTGATAGATTCGATTCTCTTCCTAAACCTCCAATACTCATCCCTAAAAGATTTAGAATCATCTAATCTAAACAAGGTTTTTAGGGTAAGTCTGAAAAGAAGTTTTCCAgggcaaagggaaaggaaagataaTACTTAACTATATTatatcttaagatttttaaatgattattaacCGCTTGTTATAAAAATCACctctttgttttacttctttttatatcaGCCAGTTTAAGTGAATGTCAaaccaacttaatttttttaggagtaataaaaataaaaataatgaagtgtttttaaaatgatggttTGTTACAAACTGGATTCCTGTGGCTGATAATAATCTTGTCAAGTAATAATCACTGCCATTCAACTCCAAATCCCTTAGTAGCAttacttttaaaggaaatgttACAGCTTTTGTATTATTTGATTTGGTATTTAATAACAGTTGTAAGTACAATGTCAAACATTGAAAGAGAAcccttagaaatgaaaaagacaatttaaaatcaGGTTATGTTAAAGGGTGTTATAAGTGCAACTTTATCCATAAGCATTCCTTTTAAGGCATTTTCATTATTGTCCCAATATCTCAACATGTACATCAAGGTTTAAATCACAAAATGGGGTCCTTTTGTAGTCATTCaaggcttaaagaaaaaaatacatctcaGGACTAAGtgtagcagaaaagaaaaaacacaaaaattcacTTGTCTCAAAGAAGTCACTTAAAACACAAAGTCATTTAGCATACATTATTACTCCTCATTGTAATTCCAGATTTGGTACAGTATCTTTTTCACTTCCTGACATAAACTGTTAAGACAGTGCAGTCTGTAATACTTCATTTGTGGGGTGGCTGTAATTATGTAATAtgcacagtgatttttttttaataggctctTACCATGCCTTGCATGAAAGGTGCCACATACAAACCTGTTACGTGAATTCTTTGGTAACCACCAGTTCAAAATGTGGACCAAACATTTCCACATGGCCAGATCTGAAGCACTTTATTGGGGCTCTCTGCCGAAGCTATTACcctgtatattaatttttcagtttcctaAGGGGTTAGGTGTTGATTTAGAAGACAGCCAGATAAAAGCATGTCAGGCCCCAGTCAGGAAAGTGGCCCCATTAAGTTTCTAGGTGGCCATACATTTTGTTTGGTAGAAGCAGTGTAAGGGAAAAGAGTGACTTCCTACTAAGTCTGCTTCTGAATCGTttggagaaagtaaaatattcatgAGGTTATTATCTAGGCCTTTCTTGAAATGGTATTAAGGTGATGACTGTAATTGAGCATATTCCTACTCATTGCAGTCTGAAGTATTCCCTTGGTCGTCTCTAACTGCACTTTCTCAGGGGCAGTGTACGCAGTCTCAGTGCTATATGCGCTGCCCCTAAGCATTTTCTACGTGAAGCAATAATGTGCTGCTTAAGTCAACAGGTTCTCTATTTTAGGACATTAGTGTTCTGGAGAGGTCAAGCTGTGGTATGATTCATTCTCACTGGGCAACCTCCTACTCATTAAATTCCAACCAACTTTTAGTAACTGTCCTGGGATGTGTCCTAGTTGTGCAAATTAGATGCTAGTTAATATAAATCTAAGTTACCCACTTACTGTATTTAGCTAAAACATAACTTCTATATTTACTTTCAATTTATCCACCTaaaaatgaatttacattttttacatgCAAGTATCTCTAGACTGCCATGATGTCCATTATCAATTTGATACTTGAATCTAGGGAGTCACAATGGAGAGAGATGTTTCAAagtctagaaaataaattttaaatatgtctgttgtgcaatatttgtattttagtaaGAATCCtttgtatttacatttacataGCACCTTTCATCCAAGAGTTTAAAAGTGATTTAACTTTACAGCATTATTTGGCGGCAAAACTTAAGTTAATGGTGGCATTAAGATAAGTAAGTCCAAGTTctctaaattcctttttaatttctggtCAACTATACATGCTGTCTTTCTTCTCATTAATGGTCTTTCTGAAAGTAGACTATCAACACAGTACTACTACTGGCCTaccaaaaacagagagggaaagagagagagaaaggaaagagagaaagagagacagagagagagagagagaaggagggaatgggggtagggagagaacacacacatttctCACAGTTACTAGGTTAGTGATGAAACACACAGTTCCTAAACCACACACTATGAATATGGAATTAttccaaaaagatattttagagCTGGTAATGAGAGCCTAAGAAGTatactgttaaaataaaaaagtcactatttttctcattttagaccTTTAAGATTATTCCGATATTTATGTTAAATAATGAATTTGCATTAGTATCAATGCATTTTTTTtgactttataagaaaataaaactgtgataTAAAATTGGAGCTACAAAAAAACTGATGTTTCCCTGGGTTAACTAAATCTACTTTTTTTGTGCTTCTTTCAAATGTTTAAGGTAACAAATGcatacaaatatttcaaaagtacCAATAACAGTTACCAactttaatataatattataaaggacaaaaacagaaaagttctTATTAATATGtgataaccttaaaaataaatgagttcctGGAAAAATGCAGATCATagtaaattatttacatttttttttgccataagaAAACTTCTTAAGCAACAGTCAGctctcatgttaaaaaaaaacaaacacacatacatacccaatactaaagaaggaaaatgaattaaaacataaTAGCTTTATCTTGGGAATGCAATTGGCTGGAAAACCACCATActaaaaaagtttcagaaaaacaCTCTTTTTAATTACCTTGGATCCATGTGTGAATGCTTAGTGTTGCTTAATGAGGAATATGGAAATATTAATATTACTGTAAATTTTTATAACTCCTATTTTTCAGATTTATCTTATAAACTGAATTTCTTTTGCAGTGCATCAAAATAAtcggttaaaaaaaagaataccaacaCATGCAGTCTGCTAACCAAATAAGGCTCTGACATGCCAAAACAATGTTCTCTGCATCTTGATATATAGTACATTCCACAACATACAGCATTTAATTTAGATTTACACAACTAAATATAAATGGCTAAATTTTGGCTAATACTTAGCAGAAGCATTAAGCAAACATGGATAAATTCATAAACAAATGACGAAAGAAGTAGATTGTTCTTGGAGTACTTCTTGAAACTTTAAAACACTTGGTCCTTAGCGAGAGAACATCCTTTGTTCAGTAGATCTCAACAATACAATGTATAGTAAGTCCTAAAACCTTATAAAAATTTTGGCAGTTGACTCCAGTAGTGCTCCTTGATTCAAGGAAGGAATGAAGGTTTTGTATTTCTTGCCTGCTCTAGTCACGAAGGATTGTTTAAAGTctccttaaagatttttaaaatgattcctaTAGTTGGGTGTCTTGTTACTTCAGAAATAAAGGCTTCACACTGAGAAACTGAAGGAcacttttctctctgtatttagttggaaggtagaaagaagaaagaaaatataagaaaagcttG is a window from the Suricata suricatta isolate VVHF042 chromosome 4, meerkat_22Aug2017_6uvM2_HiC, whole genome shotgun sequence genome containing:
- the LOC115288995 gene encoding prolyl-tRNA synthetase associated domain-containing protein 1, with product MAGAELRAALEERLSALAIRTEVVEHPEVFTVEEMMPHIQHLRGAHSKNLFLKDKKKKGYWLVTVLHDRQVNLNDLAKQLGVGSGNLRFADETAMLEKLKVGQGCATPLALFCDDGDVKFVLDSAFLEGGHEKVYFHPMTNAATMGLSPEDFLTFVKKTGHDPIILNFDKN